A window from Primulina eburnea isolate SZY01 chromosome 2, ASM2296580v1, whole genome shotgun sequence encodes these proteins:
- the LOC140821931 gene encoding pentatricopeptide repeat-containing protein At2g20710, mitochondrial-like, whose amino-acid sequence MRFFSISTSPNSSAASLIHRIQRKLFSSKNGSNSKSLYRKISQLGDPNVSVTPVLDGWVNGGNYVDKQELQRIVEELRFYKRFKHALEVSLWMTNERRFPMSFYDAAVRLKLIFKVFGLERAEDYFNKIPENKKSFSVYLALLNCYMLVKSVDKAESIMQKARDLGYASKPIWYNLMMNLHYRAGDMKKIHDLLTEMEVKGIPHDQFTQSICLSVCAWASDSIGMDKIVATMESDKLAIPHWKTYVTAIQGYLRMGLNDRALPMLTKLEGQLKSPRDKTFVFTILLGLYADIGNKDELHRLWNEFKLTNKIGNKVYLSMIRSLVKFNDVEGAERIFEEWELSGLEIDFRIPNILIDSYCTDGFLKKAEDLIAKGISEGGSPLMTTWILLAGGYLRKNQVPKSVEALKKAVSVCTPKFKNQLTTCLDFLETRAYVEKEEEFTKLIKMEGISLTAIFDKLSNFIKDGQLRSVPPC is encoded by the exons ATGCGGTTCTTTTCTATTTCTACTTCCCCGAATTCGAGCGCGGCTTCTTTGATCCATAGAATACAAAGGAAGCTCTTTAGTTCAAAAAATGGGTCGAACTCGAAATCTCTTTACCGGAAAATATCACAGCTCGGCGACCCGAATGTGTCGGTGACACCGGTGCTCGACGGTTGGGTGAATGGAGGGAACTATGTGGACAAACAGGAGCTTCAAAGAATCGTTGAAGAGTTGAGGTTTTACAAGAGATTCAAACACGCTCTTGAG GTGTCTCTCTGGATGACTAATGAAAGACGCTTTCCCATGTCTTTTTATGATGCTGCTGTACGACTGAAACTGATATTCAAAGTTTTTGGCCTAGAAAGAGCTGAAGATTACTTCAATAAGATCCCAGAAAATAAGAAAAGCTTTTCTGTCTATCTTGCCCTCCTGAACTGCTATATGTTGGTTAAATCCGTGGATAAAGCAGAGTCAATTATGCAGAAAGCTAGAGATTTAGGTTATGCTAGTAAACCGATATGGTACAACCTTATGATGAACTTACATTATCGAGCAGGAGACATGAAAAAAATCCATGATCTGCTCACTGAAATGGAAGTAAAAGGCATTCCCCATGATCAGTTCACTCAATCTATCTGCTTAAGTGTCTGTGCTTGGGCTTCTGACTCTATTGGAATGGATAAAATTGTAGCCACTATGGAATCTGATAAACTGGCCATCCCCCATTGGAAGACATATGTTACTGCAATACAGGGTTACTTGAGAATGGGCTTAAATGACAGAGCTTTGCCAATGCTGACTAAATTGGAGGGACAATTAAAATCCCCTAGAGATAAGACATTTGTTTTTACCATCCTCCTCGGCCTATATGCTGATATTGGAAACAAGGATGAGCTTCACCGACTTTGGAACGAATTCAAGCTGACTAACAAGATTGGCAATAAGGTTTACCTCAGCATGATCCGCTCATTGGTGAAGTTTAATGATGTCGAAGGTGCTGAGAGGATTTTTGAGGAGTGGGAATTAAGTGGATTGGAAATTGATTTCCGAATCCCCAACATCTTGATTGATTCTTATTGTACAGATGGTTTTTTGAAGAAGGCTGAAGACCTTATTGCGAAAGGAATATCAGAAGGGGGTAGTCCTTTGATGACGACATGGATCCTTTTGGCTGGTGGATATCTTAGAAAGAATCAAGTGCCTAAATCCGTGGAAGCATTGAAAAAAGCAGTCTCAGTATGCACtccaaaatttaaaaatcagTTGACAACTTGCTTGGATTTTTTGGAGACCCGAGCGTACGTGGAAAAGGAAGAAGAATTCACGAAGTTGATAAAAATGGAGGGGATTTCATTGACGGCCATTTTCGATAAGTTGTCAAATTTTATCAAGGATGGCCAGTTACGGTCTGTTCCGCCATGTTAG
- the LOC140824009 gene encoding uncharacterized protein, giving the protein MSTRCKFPFIFPILLLVSFSITAAVPPPVGISYSQYCKGTVTESTLLPDPNPSLYPRTLALRHAYVDYRGNDTKGDLVIPRSLFFSARRAYRTQNNAVFRIEAVLSLSGVRGQDHLRGNRTRRGLRLIHYRPPRIPVSFGDTWNSATFTLNGFWDWSTGKLCMIGSGSEQSRTDHVVLKLDYLNSSSIFNSFVNGTFEIFNVNADGINHRLLTILGVNLRKYRYELIDKEIANKGFDSLYDTTDVSLGVEDLGQRLCLFIRRSGSVELKYENDCESVNCKFLGGGNNIYTPSTLSFNEIECSDDGRVRFLLDFGDFGHNGHQLPFEPNMSLISEGKWDAKKKRLNMVGCRIFRDWYEDFVGECLIRLSFRFPARWTLKERSSAVGILWSSRSLNESGYFGRVALASKRNTNHMAVHLRYEYTEIENAKRFCANKTMHNGIGAEFPDGLSSDLRFDMVGGNRNVKDLWGYSSPLYVEDRRYQASVFDLEVKSPRQMKQNYTGALNVSYVLTLSSPDNFKLSSAYLLIKSFEISAEGLYDSKSGHVCMVGCMHVIESSNVKPRHYSSLDCEILLNIQYPPLHSKNGAIAKGTIKSIREKSDYLYFEPFEFFSRSIYSGQAVESLWRMDLEITMLLVSNTLSCFFVCLQLLHVNRHPSVLPFISTMMLAMLTLAHMVPLLLNFEAFLVRRNGMNSYFHSDGWLEMSEVLVRIITMIAFLLEFRLLQLTWSAKSGNESQKNLWMSDKKVLYASLPISMGGGLIAWFVHASKQSNPRPSLRIHQLGYKQESLWGDLKSYGGLILDGFLLPQILFNLFCDAKEKALAPSFYAGITIVRLMPHAYDLYRSHSSTFSLNYIYANPRLDYYSTTWDIIISVGGLLFVFLIYLQQRYGGKCFLPKRSWRTSTYEKLPVVSAE; this is encoded by the coding sequence ATGTCTACGAGGTGCAAGTTTCCGTTCATTTTTCCCATCCTTTTACTCGTTTCATTCTCCATCACCGCCGCTGTGCCGCCGCCTGTCGGAATTTCGTACTCCCAATATTGCAAAGGCACTGTTACGGAGTCAACTTTACTGCCCGACCCGAATCCTTCACTCTACCCGAGAACTCTTGCTCTGCGCCACGCTTACGTTGATTACAGGGGGAACGACACGAAGGGCGATCTTGTAATTCCCAGGTCTCTCTTCTTTTCGGCCCGCCGGGCCTACAGGACCCAAAACAATGCCGTTTTCAGAATCGAAGCGGTCTTGAGTCTGAGCGGTGTTCGAGGTCAGGACCATCTTCGTGGCAATCGCACTCGTCGTGGGTTGCGGCTCATTCATTATCGACCGCCTCGGATTCCGGTGTCATTTGGAGATACCTGGAATTCTGCCACTTTCACCTTAAATGGGTTTTGGGATTGGAGCACTGGGAAACTCTGTATGATTGGCTCAGGTTCTGAACAGTCGAGGACAGATCATGTTGTTTTAAAGCTTGATTACTTGAATTCTTCGAGTATTTTCAATAGCTTTGTTAATGGCACATTCGAAATATTCAATGTAAATGCTGACGGCATTAATCATCGGTTGTTAACTATTTTGGGTGTGAATTTGAGGAAATATAGGTATGAGTTGATTGATAAAGAAATTGCAAACAAGGGATTTGATTCATTATATGATACTACGGATGTTTCTTTAGGAGTTGAGGATTTGGGCCAACGGTTATGCTTATTTATTAGAAGATctggttcagttgaactgaaataTGAGAATGATTGTGAAAGCGTGAATTGTAAGTTTCTCGGGGGAGGAAATAATATTTATACACCAAGTACGTTGAGCTTCAACGAAATTGAGTGTTCAGACGATGGGAGAGTAAGATTCTTGCTGGATTTTGGGGATTTCGGGCATAATGGCCATCAGTTGCCGTTTGAACCGAATATGAGTTTGATTAGTGAAGGAAAATGGGATGCTAAGAAAAAAAGACTCAACATGGTTGGATGTCGCATTTTTCGTGATTGGTACGAGGATTTTGTTGGTGAGTGCTTGATAAGGCTGAGTTTTAGATTTCCAGCTAGGTGGACGTTGAAAGAGAGAAGCTCCGCAGTGGGGATACTGTGGAGTAGTAGAAGTTTGAACGAGTCAGGGTACTTTGGCAGAGTGGCACTAGCTAGCAAAAGGAATACAAATCATATGGCTGTGCATTTGAGATATGAATATACAGAAATCGAGAATGCGAAGAGATTTTGTGCAAATAAGACGATGCATAATGGTATAGGAGCTGAGTTCCCTGATGGATTATCATCTGACCTGAGGTTTGATATGGTTGGTGGCAATAGGAATGTGAAAGATTTATGGGGTTACTCATCCCCTCTTTACGTGGAAGATAGGCGTTATCAAGCATCTGTATTTGATTTGGAAGTGAAGTCTCCAAGGCAGATGAAACAAAATTATACTGGTGCGCTCAATGTCAGCTATGTGCTGACCCTTTCATCTCCTGACAATTTTAAGCTCAGCAGTGCATATTTGCTGATTAAGTCATTTGAAATTTCTGCTGAGGGGTTATATGACAGTAAAAGTGGGCATGTTTGCATGGTTGGTTGTATGCATGTTATTGAGTCATCTAATGTGAAACCGCGTCATTACTCATCATTGGACTGTGAAATTCTGCTCAATATTCAATATCCGCCTCTCCATTCAAAAAATGGAGCTATTGCAAAGGGAACTATTAAAAGCATTCGGGAAAAGTCTGATTATCTTTATTTTGAACCTTTTGAGTTTTTTTCTCGTTCCATTTACTCTGGTCAAGCTGTAGAATCACTGTGGAGAATGGATCTGGAAATCACCATGCTTCTGGTTTCGAACACGCTATCATGTTTTTTTGTCTGCCTGCAACTATTACATGTTAATAGGCACCCAAGTGTGCTACCCTTTATTTCTACCATGATGCTCGCTATGCTCACTCTAGCACATATGGTTCCACTACTATTGAATTTTGAAGCTTTCTTGGTTAGGCGCAATGGTATGAATTCTTACTTTCATAGTGACGGATGGCTTGAAATGAGTGAGGTATTAGTGCGGATAATAACCATGATAGCTTTTTTATTGGAATTCCGTCTACTCCAGTTGACCTGGTCCGCAAAATCTGGAAATGAAAGCCAGAAAAACCTCTGGATGTCTGACAAGAAAGTTTTATATGCATCTTTACCTATATCTATGGGTGGTGGTTTGATTGCTTGGTTTGTCCACGCGTCGAAACAGTCTAATCCGAGACCATCACTCAGGATCCATCAACTTGGATATAAACAAGAATCTTTATGGGGTGACCTTAAATCATATGGTGGTCTGATCTTGGACGGGTTTTTGCTCCCACAAATTCTTTTCAATCTTTTCTGCGATGCAAAAGAGAAGGCACTCGCCCCTTCCTTTTACGCGGGAATCACAATTGTTAGGTTAATGCCACATGCATATGATCTTTACAGGTCTCATAGTTCTACTTTTTCATTGAATTATATCTATGCAAACCCAAGATTGGACTATTATTCCACAACTTGGGATATTATCATATCTGTTGGAGGTCTGTTGTTTGTCTTTCTCATTTACTTGCAGCAGAGATATGGTGGCAAATGTTTTCTTCCCAAGAGAAGTTGGCGGACATCTACATATGAGAAATTACCCGTAGTTAGTGCTGAATAA
- the LOC140821955 gene encoding monothiol glutaredoxin-S17-like: protein MAAGSVGAVKEVKSKAELDSAIGGGSPVILHFWASWCDASKHMDQVFSHLSTDFPLAHFLRVEAEEQPEISEVHSVSAVPYFVFFKGGKAVDTLEGANPSSLANKVAKVVGSIIPGEPAAPASLGMAAGPAILESVKALAKETHASENGSQSHSGTSDGLKKSLQELVNSHQVMLFMKGNPEAPQCGFSQKVVDILKKEKVEFGSFDILTDNEVREGLKKFANWPTFPQLYCKGELLGGCDIAIAMHESGELRDVFRDHGIQILDNKVLTGPDVGKGGTMDSSGLNAATTSRLQTLVNSGPVMLFMKGKPDEPRCGFSRKVVDILRQEKVEFESFDILSDDVVREGLKIYSNWSSYPQLYIKGELIGGSDILLEMQQSGELKKLLAEKGVPFGEKLEDRLKQLISSSPVMLFMKGTPDVPRCGFSSKVVNTLKEEGVDFGSFDILSDDEVRRGLKSFSNWPTFPQLYYKGELIGGCDIVMEMRKKGELKDTLSE, encoded by the exons ATGGCGGCCGGCAGCGTAGGAGCGGTGAAAGAGGTCAAATCGAAGGCTGAACTTGACAGCGCCATCGGCGGTGGAAGTCCGGTGATTCTACACTTTTGGGCTTCGTGGTGTGACGCCTCCAAGCACATGGATCAAGTCTTCTCTCATCTCTCGACGGATTTCCCTCTCGCTCACTTTCTCAGG GTTGAGGCTGAAGAACAACCTGAAATTTCTGAGGTGCATTCTGTTTCTGCTGTCCCATATTTTGTGTTCTTTAAG GGTGGCAAAGCAGTTGATACATTAGAAGGTGCCAACCCATCGAGTTTGGCCAACAAGGTTGCGAAAGTTGTCGGCTCAATCATTCCCGGAGAACCTGCAGCTCCTGCTAGCCTTGGCATGGCTGCTGGGCCTGCTATTCTTGAATCAGTCAAGGCTTTGGCTAAAGAAACCCATGCTTCTGAAAACGGTAGCCAATCGCATTCTGGTACAAGTGATGGGCTCAAGAAGAGCCTTCAGGAGCTTGTTAATTCTCACCAAGTCATGCTTTTCATGAAAGGAAACCCTGAGGCCCCTCAGTGTGGTTTTAGTCAAAAAGTGGTTGATATTTTGAAAAAGGAGAAGGTCGAATTTGGAAGCTTTGATATTTTAACCGATAATGAAGTTCGCGAGGGACTGAAGAAATTTGCAAACTGGCCCACATTTCCTCAGCTTTATTGCAAGGGGGAACTACTTGGGGGATGTGATATTGCCATTGCCATGCACGAAAGCGGTGAACTCAGAGATGTTTTTAGAGATCACGGAATTCAGATATTGGACAACAAGGTACTCACTGGACCTGATGTAGGAAAAGGCGGCACCATGGACTCTTCAGGTTTGAATGCAGCTACAACTTCCCGTTTGCAGACCCTTGTTAATTCGGGTCCAGTCATGTTGTTTATGAAGGGAAAACCCGATGAACCACGATGTGGTTTTAGCCGGAAAGTAGTAGATATCCTCAGGCAGGAGAAAGTGGAGTTTGAGAGTTTCGACATTCTTTCGGATGATGTAGTTCGTGAAGGGCTCAAAATATACTCCAATTGGTCCAGTTATCCTCAACTTTACATAAAGGGTGAACTTATAGGTGGATCAGACATATTGTTGGAGATGCAACAGAGCGGAGAGCTAAAGAAGCTTCTAGCCGAAAAAGGGGTCCCATTTGGAGAGAAGCTCGAAGATCGTCTGAAACAGCTTATAAGTTCTTCGCCTGTCATGCTCTTTATGAAAGGCACCCCAGATGTTCCGAGATGCGGCTTCAGCTCCAAGGTCGTGAATACACTCAAGGAAGAGGGAGTGGATTTTGGATCGTTTGATATTCTTAGTGATGATGAAGTGAGGCGAGGATTGAAGTCATTCTCAAACTGGCCAACATTTCCACAGTTATACTATAAAGGAGAGTTGATAGGAGGGTGTGATATTGTGATGGAGATGCGTAAAAAAGGTGAACTGAAGGATACCTTGTCCGAGTAA